The Carnobacterium divergens genome includes a window with the following:
- a CDS encoding heavy metal translocating P-type ATPase, giving the protein MTFIKNNKAMTATILSGILILVGWLFKLNHFETTAIIIFLTSFVIGGFKQAVEGIQDTWVNKHLNVDILMVLAAIGASIIGYWMEGALLIFIFSLSGSLEEYATEKSSKAIASLMHMQPETALKVQPDGSFLEVSINELTIGDTLFVPKGGSIPIDGLLKTDNALIDEAAITGEPIPVSKDTGAELFGGTINLNDALTMNVTKIADDTLFAKIIRLVNEAQNTPSKTATMIERIENIYVKIVLIFVPIMIAVFYFIFQWGWNESFYRGMVLLVVASPCALVASATPATLAAISNGAKRGILFKGGAYLENFSQLKAIAFDKTGTLTKGIPVVTDSFFDEQIDTQKLLNVCVALEKTSTHPLAKAIVTKFNDQTTETLEGIVVKDITGHGLECVAYNQLWRIGKKEFIFNEQNLNRPFLSTAEALQLEGKTVTYISCDHQIVGYIGLLDVAKADAKEMIAFFKKQGIHTVMLTGDNEQTGKTIGTELGIDEIKANCLPEDKTAIIKELKEHYGTIGMVGDGINDAPALANASIGIAMGNGTDIAMDVADVVLMKNQLDKLTYSYQLSEKLKKVTLQNMIFSISVISLLILSNLFQMINLPLGVVGHEGSTILVILNGLRLLKTLKA; this is encoded by the coding sequence ATGACTTTTATTAAGAACAACAAAGCCATGACTGCGACTATCCTTAGCGGGATTCTTATTTTAGTAGGATGGCTATTCAAACTAAATCATTTCGAAACTACTGCCATCATTATTTTTCTAACTTCATTTGTCATTGGAGGATTTAAACAAGCTGTAGAAGGCATTCAAGATACTTGGGTCAACAAACACTTAAATGTTGATATTTTAATGGTCTTGGCTGCCATCGGTGCGTCGATTATTGGTTATTGGATGGAAGGGGCTTTATTGATCTTTATTTTTTCATTAAGCGGTTCGCTAGAAGAATACGCAACTGAAAAAAGTTCAAAGGCCATTGCCAGTTTAATGCACATGCAGCCAGAAACCGCCCTTAAAGTCCAACCCGATGGTTCATTTCTGGAGGTTTCTATTAATGAGTTAACAATTGGCGATACCTTATTTGTACCAAAAGGAGGCAGTATTCCAATTGATGGTCTATTAAAGACGGACAATGCTTTAATTGATGAAGCAGCCATTACTGGTGAGCCTATTCCGGTCTCTAAAGACACTGGCGCTGAATTGTTTGGCGGAACGATTAATTTAAATGATGCGCTGACAATGAATGTCACTAAAATTGCAGACGACACTCTTTTTGCTAAAATTATTCGATTAGTAAACGAAGCTCAGAACACCCCTTCAAAAACAGCTACAATGATTGAACGCATTGAAAATATCTATGTAAAAATTGTTTTGATTTTTGTGCCGATTATGATTGCGGTCTTCTATTTTATTTTCCAATGGGGTTGGAACGAATCTTTTTATCGCGGCATGGTGCTATTAGTTGTTGCGTCACCTTGTGCTTTAGTTGCATCCGCAACACCCGCTACCCTAGCAGCCATTTCAAATGGTGCAAAACGCGGGATTTTATTTAAAGGAGGCGCGTATTTAGAAAATTTTAGCCAACTAAAAGCGATTGCCTTTGATAAAACCGGAACCTTAACAAAAGGCATTCCTGTTGTAACAGATTCCTTTTTTGATGAACAAATAGACACTCAAAAGCTCTTAAATGTTTGTGTGGCTCTTGAAAAAACGTCTACTCATCCATTAGCAAAAGCCATTGTAACAAAATTCAACGATCAAACGACTGAGACTTTAGAGGGTATCGTTGTTAAAGATATTACTGGACACGGTCTAGAGTGTGTTGCTTATAATCAATTGTGGCGAATTGGGAAAAAAGAGTTTATTTTTAATGAGCAAAATCTCAATCGACCTTTTTTATCAACAGCCGAAGCTTTGCAGTTAGAAGGAAAAACCGTTACGTATATTAGTTGCGACCATCAAATCGTAGGCTATATTGGACTTCTTGATGTAGCAAAAGCAGATGCAAAAGAGATGATTGCCTTCTTTAAAAAGCAAGGTATTCACACCGTTATGTTGACTGGTGATAATGAGCAGACTGGAAAAACGATTGGAACAGAATTGGGAATTGATGAAATTAAGGCGAATTGCTTACCAGAAGATAAAACTGCCATCATCAAAGAACTTAAGGAACACTATGGAACGATTGGTATGGTAGGCGATGGCATCAATGACGCCCCTGCTTTGGCAAATGCTTCAATTGGAATTGCCATGGGAAATGGTACAGATATTGCAATGGATGTGGCTGACGTTGTACTCATGAAAAATCAACTGGATAAATTGACTTATAGTTATCAGCTTTCTGAAAAACTAAAAAAAGTTACGTTGCAAAATATGATTTTTTCAATTTCTGTTATCTCCTTATTAATTTTATCCAATTTATTCCAAATGATTAATTTGCCACTTGGAGTTGTAGGACATGAAGGAAGTACCATTTTGGTTATTTTAAATGGACTCCGCCTGTTAAAAACGTTAAAAGCATAA
- a CDS encoding aspartate kinase, translating to MKVIKFGGSSLASATQLKKVFQIVKEDSQRKVVVVSAPGKRSKADDKVTDLLIDCGTKALLNEAYQPVLVKIISRYEEMAVDLNLDLAIIDEIKRDLETLALGDKSQPDYFLDAFKASGENNNAKLIAAYFNHEGLEATYVNPMEAGLFVTDEPGNAQVLPESYERLYELRKQAGVLIVPGFFGYTKEGKLITFSRGGSDITGAILANGLQAELYENFTDVDAIYAANPNVVDKPQEIETLTYKEMRELSYAGFSVFHDEALYPAFKAGVPVQIKNTNNPHAVGTRIATTREKSSGAVVGIASSPGFSSIYIEKYLMNREIGFGRKMLEILEDAGLSYEHTPSGIDDLTVILRSNQLSESQENELLNRLKEDLHADKVVIQHNLALMMVVGEEMRCNVGTMAKASEALAEHGINIEMINQGSSEVSMMFGVQEVDEDKALKALYQAFFN from the coding sequence ATGAAAGTGATTAAATTCGGCGGGAGTTCTTTAGCTTCGGCAACCCAATTAAAAAAAGTATTTCAGATTGTAAAAGAGGATTCGCAACGTAAGGTGGTTGTCGTATCTGCTCCAGGTAAACGCTCAAAAGCTGATGACAAAGTAACGGATTTATTAATTGATTGCGGCACAAAAGCACTTTTGAATGAAGCCTATCAACCTGTTTTAGTCAAAATAATCTCGCGTTATGAAGAAATGGCGGTTGATTTGAACTTAGATTTAGCAATTATTGATGAAATTAAAAGGGATTTAGAAACACTTGCATTAGGGGATAAATCTCAGCCAGACTATTTTTTAGATGCTTTTAAGGCAAGCGGAGAGAACAATAACGCAAAATTAATTGCAGCCTACTTCAACCATGAAGGGCTTGAAGCTACCTATGTAAATCCGATGGAAGCCGGTTTATTTGTCACAGATGAGCCAGGAAATGCACAAGTGCTTCCAGAATCCTATGAGCGTTTGTATGAATTAAGAAAGCAAGCAGGTGTTTTAATTGTTCCGGGTTTTTTTGGCTATACAAAAGAAGGCAAATTAATTACATTTTCCCGTGGCGGTTCAGATATCACGGGGGCTATTTTAGCCAATGGACTGCAAGCAGAGCTCTACGAAAATTTTACCGATGTAGACGCAATTTATGCAGCAAATCCTAATGTCGTAGACAAACCTCAAGAAATTGAGACACTAACGTATAAAGAAATGCGTGAACTTTCTTACGCTGGATTTTCCGTGTTTCACGACGAAGCTCTTTACCCAGCTTTTAAGGCGGGCGTACCGGTTCAAATTAAAAACACGAATAACCCACATGCAGTTGGAACTAGAATTGCCACCACACGAGAAAAAAGCTCAGGAGCTGTCGTTGGAATTGCCAGCTCACCAGGATTTAGCAGTATTTATATTGAAAAATATTTGATGAATAGAGAAATTGGTTTTGGACGAAAAATGCTCGAAATTCTTGAAGATGCCGGTTTAAGCTATGAACACACTCCTTCTGGCATTGATGATTTGACAGTAATTCTTCGTAGCAATCAGCTTTCAGAAAGTCAGGAAAATGAGTTGTTAAATCGATTAAAAGAAGATTTACATGCTGATAAAGTTGTGATTCAACATAACTTAGCCTTAATGATGGTTGTGGGAGAAGAGATGCGCTGTAATGTAGGAACGATGGCAAAAGCATCAGAGGCATTAGCGGAACATGGAATCAATATTGAAATGATCAATCAAGGGTCTTCAGAAGTCAGCATGATGTTTGGCGTTCAAGAAGTAGATGAAGACAAGGCACTAAAAGCACTTTACCAAGCATTTTTCAACTAG